A genomic segment from Pseudorca crassidens isolate mPseCra1 chromosome 4, mPseCra1.hap1, whole genome shotgun sequence encodes:
- the LOC137223007 gene encoding uncharacterized protein, which produces MGKQGSLLGPTCATLPETEEEEEEGEALAGAGWVRGGREQRRGARRQRRARAPRLEEEEPGPKGGLTRFSATQGRPPTPAQIPGNRPPPAARRAPARAHPQAAASASPGAHAAPEERSPLAARDCAPRPPSGTPWRPRGSRGLLVGAGAASGTRCVCAALDPRDLALPPAPQRALAPERRGCRGEVQLPLEGEGTHHACTWSSAHPRRTKFEACCVESDSRKFLRFPEPFCCTTHSFTLLQSGPISLQSSEGWRLPWSWSVKSSANYWETRSLSAILFPNIFSQTSSLRGGQTQSTAPKKFTYSPPYPPPPPAERNLLCFYYLCKFFPQRGGVCNMF; this is translated from the exons atgggaaagcaagggtccCTGTTGGGACCAACGTGTGCGACCTTACCTGAAACG gaggaggaagaggaggagggggaagcgtTGGCAGGAGCTGGCTGGGTGCGGGGGGGACGCGAGCAGAGGCGCGGTGCGCGCAGGCAGCGGCGGGCACGAGCCCCacgcctggaggaggaggagccagGCCCGAAAGGAGGGCTAACGAGGTTCTCGGCAACGCAGGGACGCCCCCCTACCCCCGCCCAGATACCGGGTAACCGCCcaccgcccgccgcccgccgggcacctgccagggcacatccccaagcgGCGGCGAGCGCCTCTCCCGGCGCCCACGCCGCGCCGGAGGAGCGGAGCCCACTCGCCGCCCGGGACTGCGCCCCGCGGCCGCCCTCAGGGACTCCCTGGAGGCCCCGAGGTTCCAGGGGGCTGCTGGTGGGTGCTGGTGCGGCTTCGGGGACGCGGTGTGTTTGTGCGGCCCTAGATCCCCGGGACCTCGCCCTGCCGCCCGCCCCCCAGCGTGCCCTGGCTCCGGAGCGACGTGGCTGCCGAGGAGAGGTACAGCTCCCGCTGGAAGGCGAGGGGACTCATCACGCCTGTACTTGGTCATCAGCGCATCCACGCAGGACCAAGTTCGAGGCATGTTGCGTGGAATCAGACAGCAGGAAGTTTCTCAGATTTCCTGAGCCCTTCTGCTGTACCACTCATTCCTTCACACTCCTGCAATCAGGACCAATTTCTCTTCAAAGCTCTGAGGGCTGGAGACTTCCCTGGAGCTGGTCAGTCAAGTCATCTGCAAATTATTGGGAAACCCGCTCACTCTCAGCAATTCTTTTCCCCAATATCTTTTCACAAACGTCCTCCCTACGTGGAGGACAAACTCAATCAACCGCTCCAAAAAAGTTTACGTACTCCCCACCctacccacctccacccccagcagaAAGGAACCTGCTGTGCTTCTACTACCTCTGCAAATTCTTTCCGCAGCGGGGCGGGGTATGTAACATGTTTTGA